TCACATTTGAGCAGGTTCGTTTCCCCAACCTGTGCGAAGCTGACGAACTCGTGCGATTGACTGCCCCCGATCGCACCACTCGCAGCCTCTATGACCATGTATTTCAGACCGATCCTCTCCGCGATCCTGCCGTACGCGTTGCTGCAGGCCCTGTACGCTTCGTCGAGAGATTCTTCGCTGTCGTGAAAGCTGTAGCCGTCCTTCATGATGAATTCTCTCGCGCGCAGCAATCCAAACCTCGGTCTGATCTCGTCGCGGTATTTGGGACCTATCTGGTAGAGGAACAGAGGAAGCTGTTTGTAGGAACGCAACTCGTCCTTGACGAGAAACGTCACCATTTCCTCGTGCGTGGGACCGAGCGCGAAACTTCTACCGTGCCTGTCCTTCAATTTCATCATCTCTTCGCCGTAGTCGTCCCAGCGTCCGGTCATCTGCCACAGCTCGGCAGGATGGATGATCGGCATCGTGATCTCCTGAGCCCCTATTTTGTCCATCTCTTCCCTGATGATCTTCTCTATCTTGGAGAGAGTCCTATTCGCCAGCGGTAAGTACGTGTAGACCCCCGCAGCCGCTTTCCTGATGAACCCCGCACGATGAAGGAGCGCATGGCTCACCACCTCTGCGTCCGCAGGGGCTTCTTTGACCGTCGGTGCGTAGAGCTGCGAAAATCTCACAAGTCACACCTCCGCCTCGTGAAGGCTTTCAAGTGTATTCTATCGTCTTTACAGGTTCGAAGTCACGTGGTTTCATCACGGTTCAGTTAACTGAATTTGACCTGTACTTTCAGAAACAGGAAGAAAAATCCCCCCGCGAGGGGGGATTCTGAACTCACGCCGACTAGGTCACAATCCGTAGATTCTCTCTTGCAGGACGAACCGACCTTTCAAGCGAACGTCCCTCGAGGAAGCACCCACACGCAGTTCGTACTCTCCATTTTCGACGATCCATTTTTCCCCATCGAAACTTGCCAGGTCCCTGACAGGTATTTCGAGCAGTATTCTCTCTTCTTCATTCGGTAAGAGATTTTTCGTCTTGTGGAACGCCTTGAGCTCCTGGAAGGGTTTGTCGATCTTTCCTTTGGGCGCCTTCACGTAGATCTGTGCGATCTCCTTTCCAGCCTGATCGCCAACGTTCTTCACCGTGAAGGACACCCTCAGCGTGTCGTTCTCGATCGAGACGTTCAGATCGGAATAATCGAACCTCGTGTAGGAAAGTCCGAAGCCGAACTCGTAGGCGGGTTCCACTCCGAAGGTGTCGTAGTATCTGTAACCGACGTAGATGTCCTCTTCATAGACCACCTTCTTCGGATCCTGTTTCGGTTCGCCCGGGAAGCTCCACGAAGGTACATCGCTGTAGTCCGTGGGGAAGGTCGTTGGAAGCTTTCCTGAAGGATTGATCCTTCCAATGATCGCGTCCGCGACGATGCGGCCAGTTTCCTGACCTGCCTGCCAGACGAGCATCATCGCGTCCACTTTTTCTCGCCAGCTCGCAACTTCTATGGGTCCTCCCACGTTCAGGAGTGCGATCACTCTCTTTCCACGCCGGTGGAAAATCCTGGAGACGAGCTGTACGAGTCGCAGTTCATCGTCGGAAAGATAGAAATCACCCTTGACGGCCCTTCTGTCGTAGAATTCACCCGAGATTCTGCTGATCACGACGATCGCAACATCGTTCCTTTCAGCCAGTTTCTCGATCTCCTCTTCTGACAGAAAATCCTCGGGCAGTTTCGGTTTAATCTGCGTTCCCCACGGATCCAGCCTCGGTTTGTACTCCTCTTTTTGACGCATCGTGTTGACGTAGTCTTCATACGTCTTTGCGAGCTCTTCGTCTATTCGAAGCTTTCTTTCCCTGAAACCTTCAAGGATCGAAACGGTGTACCTCGGATGCGTGTCACCGCTTCCCGTTCCACCCTTCACGGTTTCGATCTGCCCCGTTCCGAAGATCGCGATCCTATTGTTTTCATTCAGCGGTAGAGCTCGAACGTTCTTCAGCAGCACCAGACCCTCTGCGCCCGCTTCGTAAGCGATCTTGGCGTGCGCTTCCAGGTTCGGCCTGTTGGAGTAGTTGTAGTTTTTGAAGGAAGGACATCTCACCAGAACGTTCAGAATGTTCCTGACACATTCGTTCAGCTCTTCTTCGCTCAATTTTTCTTCCCTTATGCCCTGCAGGATCTCTTCTATCTCGTCTTTCCTTTGTTGATTCACCTGGTAAGCTTTCCCCGGCATTATCATGTCGTTGCCGGATTTGAGCTGCGCCACGGGATCATCGCCCGCGTACCAGTCAGTCATGACGAATCCTTCGAACTTCCATTCCTGTCTCAGAACTTTTTTCAAGAGCCATTCGTTCTGGGAACAGTACTTTCCGTTGAGTTTGTTGTAGGCGCTCATCACGGTCCAGGGTCTGGATTTTTTCACTGCGATCTCGAAACTTTTCAGGTATATCTCCCTCAGCGCCCTTTCAGAAACGATGGTGTCCACAGTGAATCTGTTGGTCTCCTGGTTGTTGGCTGCGAAATGTTTCAAACACGCTCCAACGCCTTGAGACTGAACACCCCTGACGAACGCCGCAGCCATCTCGCCCGAGAGCACAGGATCTTCCGAATAGTACTCGAAATTCCTTCCACACAGCGGATTTCTGTGTATGTTCATCGCGGGTGCCAGAAGTATGTCCACGCCGTACTCTCTGACTTCCTCACCCATCGCCTTTCCCACTTCTTCCACGATCTCCCTGTTCCAGGTGGAAGCCAGCATCGAGGCGATGGGGAAGGCCGTGGCGTGGTAGGTGTGCGGATCGTTCACTCTCACCGGACTGATCCTCAGACCCGCAGGTCCATCGGCCAGACGGATGGAAGGAATATTGAGTCTGGAGATTGCGTGTGTCTCACCAGCGACCCCGACCACTCTGGAGTGTGGGTTTCCGAAAAGACCCGGCAAACCAACCCCAACGACGAGTTTCACCTTTTCTTCGAGCGTGAGCTGGGAGAGGATTTCATTCAGATCCATCCTTTCGCCTCCTTTTCCTCTCTTTCGACACCAGAAGCACCAGCGACAAAACGGTCACGATCAGAAGAACGAAGTTCAGATAGAACTCGAAAGGTCTGATCCCACGCCAGAGGTAGTAAACCAATACGAACAGTTCCAGAACGAGCGCCCAGCACAGTATGGTCAACAGTGCTCGGAGAGACATTCAGATGTCCTCCAATTTTCTGTAGAGCTTTGGAATGCTGGATACAAGCGTTTTCGTGTATTCGTGCTCTGGCTCGAGCACGACTTTTTCGGTGTGCCCCTGTTCTACGATGCAGCCGTCTTTCATGACGAAGATCCTGTCCGAGACGTAGTAGGCCAGACCCAGATCGTGCGTTATGAAGATGATAGAGGTTCCGTACTCCTCTCTGAGTTCCAGCAAAAGTTTTATGATTCCTCCCCTGCTCGATGCGTCGATCATGGAAGTCGGCTCATCCGCAACTATGAGCAGAGGTTTCAATATCCAGCATCTGGCGATCATGACGCGCTGTTTCTGTCCACCGGACACCTGGTGTGGGTATTTTCCCAGAACGTCTTTCGGGTCGATGCCAACCTTGAAGAGAGATTCTTCAATGATCTTCCTTCCTTCCTTCTTGCTCGGTTTCTTCTCGATCAGTTCTATCGCCTGCCACAGCGTTCGCTCGATCGGATAGAAAGGATTGTAACTGGAGAAGGGATCCTGAAAGACCGCGTGCACCTTGCGACGAAAGTCCAAAAGTTCTTCTCTATCGTTCAGGCCTTTCCAGATATCTTTGCCTTCGAAGATGATCTCACCCGAGGTTGGAGGAACGAGCCTTAAGATCATCTTCGCTGTGGTTGTTTTACCCGAACCGCTCTCCCCCACGAGTGAGACGATCTCGCCTTCTTTTATCTCGAAAGAAACGTTCTTCACTGCCTCGATCCTCTTTCTGGAGAAAAACCCGACGCTGAACACTTTGGTCAGATTCTTCACGGTCAGTCTGCTCATGCTTTCTCCCCCGTGTACAAGAAGCAGGCCACTTTCACGTTCGGCTCGATCTCAACGAGCGCAGGTTCCTGTTTCACGCAGATATCCATCGCGTAGGGACATCTGGGATGAAACCTGCATCCAGTTGGTGGATCCACCAGGTTCGGTGGGGCGCCCGGGATCACCACGATGCCTCTCTTTTTCACTTCTGGTTCCGGTGTGAGGACCGAGTTCAATAGACC
Above is a window of Thermotoga sp. Ku-13t DNA encoding:
- a CDS encoding beta-glucosidase; translated protein: MDLNEILSQLTLEEKVKLVVGVGLPGLFGNPHSRVVGVAGETHAISRLNIPSIRLADGPAGLRISPVRVNDPHTYHATAFPIASMLASTWNREIVEEVGKAMGEEVREYGVDILLAPAMNIHRNPLCGRNFEYYSEDPVLSGEMAAAFVRGVQSQGVGACLKHFAANNQETNRFTVDTIVSERALREIYLKSFEIAVKKSRPWTVMSAYNKLNGKYCSQNEWLLKKVLRQEWKFEGFVMTDWYAGDDPVAQLKSGNDMIMPGKAYQVNQQRKDEIEEILQGIREEKLSEEELNECVRNILNVLVRCPSFKNYNYSNRPNLEAHAKIAYEAGAEGLVLLKNVRALPLNENNRIAIFGTGQIETVKGGTGSGDTHPRYTVSILEGFRERKLRIDEELAKTYEDYVNTMRQKEEYKPRLDPWGTQIKPKLPEDFLSEEEIEKLAERNDVAIVVISRISGEFYDRRAVKGDFYLSDDELRLVQLVSRIFHRRGKRVIALLNVGGPIEVASWREKVDAMMLVWQAGQETGRIVADAIIGRINPSGKLPTTFPTDYSDVPSWSFPGEPKQDPKKVVYEEDIYVGYRYYDTFGVEPAYEFGFGLSYTRFDYSDLNVSIENDTLRVSFTVKNVGDQAGKEIAQIYVKAPKGKIDKPFQELKAFHKTKNLLPNEEERILLEIPVRDLASFDGEKWIVENGEYELRVGASSRDVRLKGRFVLQERIYGL
- a CDS encoding ABC transporter ATP-binding protein; translation: MSRLTVKNLTKVFSVGFFSRKRIEAVKNVSFEIKEGEIVSLVGESGSGKTTTAKMILRLVPPTSGEIIFEGKDIWKGLNDREELLDFRRKVHAVFQDPFSSYNPFYPIERTLWQAIELIEKKPSKKEGRKIIEESLFKVGIDPKDVLGKYPHQVSGGQKQRVMIARCWILKPLLIVADEPTSMIDASSRGGIIKLLLELREEYGTSIIFITHDLGLAYYVSDRIFVMKDGCIVEQGHTEKVVLEPEHEYTKTLVSSIPKLYRKLEDI